The following coding sequences lie in one Flavobacterium sp. 20NA77.7 genomic window:
- a CDS encoding DUF1456 family protein has product MTNNDIFKKLRVALQLRDDQITEILELVDFRISKGEVGNFFRNEEHPKYVECGDQILRNFLNGLVIYLRGTKENPKNPLAVIKSHSENKIQFKKEFDTKSVAEKKNVTPQKNTKPKFGKPKNTKTNPVEKFTYKPGKAKK; this is encoded by the coding sequence ATGACAAATAACGATATATTTAAAAAACTACGTGTTGCACTACAACTGCGTGATGACCAAATTACTGAAATACTAGAATTAGTCGATTTTAGAATTTCAAAAGGAGAAGTTGGAAATTTTTTTAGAAATGAAGAACATCCAAAATATGTGGAATGCGGTGACCAAATTTTACGTAACTTTTTAAATGGATTAGTTATCTATTTAAGAGGTACAAAAGAAAATCCAAAAAATCCATTAGCCGTAATTAAAAGTCATTCGGAAAATAAAATTCAATTTAAAAAAGAGTTTGATACCAAATCAGTTGCAGAGAAAAAAAACGTAACACCGCAAAAAAATACTAAACCAAAATTTGGTAAACCAAAAAACACAAAAACCAATCCAGTAGAAAAATTTACTTATAAACCCGGTAAAGCAAAAAAATAA
- a CDS encoding alpha/beta hydrolase, translated as MKFYCFILLYLFFSMQALGQHTLDSITLSSESLHITKKIWIYKPLLSKSNSKKFSVLYMHDAQNLFDSKKSFSGEWNIDETLDSLHAQTIVVGIEHGNANRINELTPYKNEKYGGGNADAYLEFIVTVVKPYIDSHYSVKVGKNHTGIMGSSLGGLLSYYAILKYPEIFGKAGVFSPAFWINKKEIIDLTEKTKDLDANLYFMCGDHESENMVSDCNEIIHLVNTKRCTCKMLTKKVIIPGGEHNEKLWREQFAKAYLWLF; from the coding sequence ATGAAATTTTACTGTTTTATACTACTTTACTTATTTTTTTCAATGCAAGCTCTGGGGCAACATACGTTAGACTCCATTACACTTTCATCTGAATCTCTACATATCACCAAGAAAATTTGGATTTATAAGCCACTACTTTCCAAAAGCAATTCTAAAAAATTCTCCGTACTTTATATGCATGATGCACAAAATCTATTTGATTCAAAAAAATCATTTTCAGGAGAATGGAATATTGATGAAACATTAGATAGTCTTCATGCTCAAACTATTGTAGTAGGTATTGAACACGGAAATGCTAATCGAATAAATGAATTAACTCCCTATAAAAATGAAAAATATGGTGGTGGCAATGCTGATGCATACTTAGAATTTATAGTAACGGTTGTAAAACCATATATAGATTCACATTATTCAGTAAAAGTTGGCAAAAATCATACTGGTATCATGGGCAGCTCCTTGGGAGGTCTACTTTCGTATTATGCCATTTTAAAATATCCTGAAATTTTTGGAAAAGCTGGAGTTTTTTCACCCGCCTTTTGGATTAATAAAAAAGAAATCATTGATTTAACTGAAAAAACAAAAGATTTAGATGCAAATTTATATTTTATGTGTGGTGATCATGAAAGTGAAAATATGGTATCGGATTGTAACGAAATTATTCATTTGGTTAATACAAAAAGATGTACCTGCAAAATGTTGACAAAAAAAGTAATTATTCCAGGCGGTGAACATAATGAAAAATTATGGCGTGAACAATTTGCAAAAGCGTATCTTTGGCTTTTTTAA
- a CDS encoding TerB family tellurite resistance protein gives MDSHQEKLSLLQEMIAFALVDGELHDNEYDFIEVVAHELSIDKVALLELYKNKTAVQVIKDEFNRICQFYRLALLMQCDGILHEREQVKINEIGIRMGLNPFAMKRILHLMQTNKKGVIDGQTLLAIFSEQYN, from the coding sequence ATGGATAGTCATCAAGAAAAATTAAGTTTATTACAAGAAATGATTGCTTTTGCCCTTGTAGATGGGGAGTTACACGATAATGAATATGATTTTATTGAAGTTGTTGCGCATGAATTATCCATAGATAAAGTGGCTTTATTAGAATTGTATAAAAATAAAACAGCTGTTCAAGTAATTAAAGATGAGTTTAATCGAATTTGTCAATTTTATCGTTTGGCGCTTTTAATGCAATGTGACGGCATATTGCATGAACGAGAACAGGTAAAAATAAATGAAATAGGGATTCGAATGGGACTGAATCCTTTTGCAATGAAGCGCATTTTGCATCTTATGCAAACAAATAAAAAAGGTGTTATCGATGGCCAAACCCTTTTAGCAATTTTTTCTGAACAATATAATTAA
- the uvrB gene encoding excinuclease ABC subunit UvrB: MKFQVVSDYKPTGDQPQAIEKLAKGIVEGEKYQTLLGVTGSGKTFTMANVIQEVQKPTLILAHNKTLAAQLYSEFKQFFPNNSVQYFVSYYDYYQPEAFIPVTGTYIEKDLSINEELEKLRLSTTSALLSGRRDVLVVSSVSCLYGIGNPVEFQKNVISLENGQQISRTKLLHRLVQSLYARTEAEFTAGNFRIKGDTIEIYPSYADEPFRIHFFGDEIEEIEAFDAKTSQVLERYEKLNIYPANMFVTSPDVLQNAIWAIQQDLVKQVDYFKEIGKHLEAKRLEERTNFDLEMIRELGYCSGIENYSRYLDGREAGTRPFCLLDYFPDDYLMVVDESHVTISQVHAMYGGDRSRKENLVEYGFRLPAAMDNRPLKFEEFEALQNQVVYVSATPADYELQKTEGVYVEQVIRPTGLLDPVIEVRPSTNQIDDLIEEIQLRCEADERVLVTTLTKRMAEELAKYLTKVSIRCRYIHSDVDTLERVEIMQDLRKGLYDVLIGVNLLREGLDLPEVSLVAILDADKEGFLRSHRSLTQTVGRAARNINGKAIMYADKITNSMQRTIDETNYRREKQIAYNFKHNKTPQALNKSIDNALSKNQIASFNYSDTPKVAAEEPTEYLAKPEIEKRIREKRKAMEKAAKELDFMQAAKLRDEIKALQEKL, translated from the coding sequence ATGAAATTCCAAGTAGTATCTGATTACAAACCTACAGGTGACCAGCCGCAAGCTATTGAAAAATTAGCTAAAGGAATCGTTGAAGGTGAAAAATATCAAACCTTACTTGGGGTTACTGGTTCTGGAAAAACTTTTACAATGGCTAATGTTATCCAAGAAGTACAAAAACCTACTTTGATTTTAGCCCATAATAAAACATTAGCCGCACAATTATACTCCGAATTCAAGCAGTTTTTTCCTAATAATTCGGTACAATACTTTGTATCTTATTATGACTATTACCAACCCGAAGCTTTTATTCCAGTGACGGGAACCTACATAGAAAAAGATTTATCTATTAATGAAGAATTAGAAAAATTACGTTTAAGCACTACCTCTGCCCTACTTTCTGGACGCAGAGATGTATTGGTTGTTTCCTCTGTTTCTTGTTTGTATGGTATTGGAAATCCCGTTGAATTTCAAAAAAATGTCATTAGTTTAGAAAATGGCCAACAAATTTCGAGAACAAAATTACTACATCGATTGGTTCAAAGTTTGTATGCAAGAACCGAAGCTGAATTTACTGCTGGAAACTTTAGAATAAAAGGTGATACTATTGAAATTTATCCTAGTTATGCTGACGAACCGTTTAGAATTCATTTTTTTGGAGATGAAATTGAAGAAATTGAAGCATTTGATGCAAAGACTTCACAAGTCTTAGAACGGTATGAAAAATTAAATATCTATCCCGCTAATATGTTTGTAACATCTCCAGATGTCTTACAAAATGCGATTTGGGCTATCCAACAAGATTTGGTAAAACAAGTAGATTATTTTAAAGAAATTGGCAAACATTTGGAAGCCAAAAGACTTGAAGAACGAACCAATTTTGACTTGGAAATGATTCGAGAATTAGGGTATTGCTCTGGAATAGAAAATTATTCAAGATACTTAGACGGCCGTGAAGCTGGAACAAGACCTTTCTGCTTACTCGATTATTTTCCAGATGATTACTTGATGGTAGTAGATGAAAGCCACGTAACGATTTCACAAGTTCACGCTATGTATGGTGGGGATCGAAGCAGAAAAGAAAACCTAGTAGAATATGGCTTTCGCTTGCCTGCTGCCATGGATAATAGACCCCTGAAATTTGAAGAATTTGAAGCACTCCAAAATCAAGTAGTTTATGTTTCCGCAACACCAGCAGATTACGAATTGCAAAAAACAGAAGGCGTTTATGTAGAACAGGTCATTCGTCCCACAGGCTTATTAGATCCCGTCATTGAAGTTCGACCAAGTACCAATCAAATTGATGATTTAATTGAAGAAATTCAACTTCGATGTGAGGCAGACGAACGTGTTTTAGTCACTACGCTTACAAAAAGAATGGCAGAAGAATTAGCTAAATATTTGACTAAAGTTTCTATTCGTTGTCGTTATATTCATTCTGATGTAGATACGCTAGAACGTGTGGAGATTATGCAAGACCTACGAAAAGGATTATATGATGTATTAATTGGTGTTAACTTACTTCGCGAAGGTTTAGATTTACCAGAAGTATCGTTAGTCGCAATTCTTGATGCAGATAAAGAAGGATTTTTAAGAAGCCATCGTTCCTTAACACAAACTGTTGGTCGAGCGGCTCGAAATATAAATGGAAAAGCAATTATGTATGCCGATAAAATCACCAATTCGATGCAACGAACTATTGATGAAACGAATTATCGAAGAGAAAAGCAAATTGCTTATAATTTTAAACATAATAAAACGCCGCAAGCTTTAAATAAGTCAATTGATAATGCTTTAAGCAAGAATCAAATAGCAAGTTTTAATTATTCAGATACTCCTAAAGTAGCCGCAGAGGAACCAACCGAATATTTAGCTAAACCAGAAATTGAAAAAAGAATTAGAGAAAAAAGAAAAGCAATGGAAAAAGCGGCTAAAGAACTAGATTTTATGCAAGCTGCTAAATTAAGAGACGAAATAAAAGCATTGCAAGAAAAGTTGTAA